The Panicum hallii strain FIL2 chromosome 9, PHallii_v3.1, whole genome shotgun sequence genome has a window encoding:
- the LOC112873352 gene encoding uncharacterized protein LOC112873352, translating into MDVYISEEYVARRRAERRAARNAAAAAPRCSEEKARADGEEKRWTGAAAWAKEKRTVVDGNAAGANPGGGAAWLVGEDAVLSYFSA; encoded by the coding sequence ATGGACGTGTACATCTCCGAGGAGTACGTGGCGCGGCGCCGCGCCGAGAGGAGGGCGGCGCGgaacgccgcggcggcggcgccacgcTGCAGCGAGGAGAAGGCGCGGGCGGACGGCGAGGAGAAGCGGTGGACGGGCGCGGCCGCGTGGGCGAAGGAGAAGCGAACGGTGGTCGACGGCAATGCCGCCGGTGCGaaccccggcggcggcgccgcctggCTCGTCGGGGAGGACGCCGTCCTCAGCTACTTCTCGGCTTAG